The proteins below come from a single Agrobacterium vitis genomic window:
- a CDS encoding SixA phosphatase family protein — protein sequence MTVTVSKPFRVYLMRHAAADWPGAGQKDFDRPLSNTGYAHAEMITDMAADKGYRPDLVICSTAVRCRQTADAVRRSMCAEDVEIRYVDALYNGGAETYLEILRSSSPQGSIMLIGHNPAIEECLHVLIGEQALASTIPQGYPAGGLAIIDAADTPSRWQLVDFLQP from the coding sequence ATGACCGTCACCGTCTCCAAACCTTTCCGGGTCTATCTCATGCGGCATGCCGCCGCCGATTGGCCTGGGGCCGGGCAAAAGGATTTCGACAGGCCCTTGAGCAATACGGGTTACGCGCATGCCGAGATGATAACCGATATGGCTGCCGACAAAGGTTATCGCCCCGATCTGGTGATCTGTTCGACGGCTGTCAGATGCCGTCAGACGGCGGATGCCGTGCGCCGCAGCATGTGCGCAGAGGATGTGGAAATCCGCTATGTCGATGCGCTTTATAATGGCGGTGCCGAGACCTATCTGGAAATCCTACGCTCCTCTTCCCCGCAGGGGTCGATCATGCTGATCGGCCATAATCCGGCAATCGAGGAATGTCTGCATGTGCTGATCGGCGAACAGGCGTTGGCCAGCACCATTCCGCAGGGCTACCCGGCGGGCGGACTGGCGATTATCGACGCAGCAGACACCCCAAGCCGGTGGCAGTTGGTGGACTTTCTTCAGCCCTGA